The Arachis duranensis cultivar V14167 chromosome 2, aradu.V14167.gnm2.J7QH, whole genome shotgun sequence genome has a window encoding:
- the LOC107474769 gene encoding probable serine/threonine-protein kinase PBL10, with the protein MGVCLSAQVKVKREGEIFHCSNLKSFSLSELKKATRNFHPNSLLGGGFGSVFKGWIDENSLVPAKPGTGIGIAVKRLKQSGLPDHTEWLAEVDYCGQFSHPHLARLIGYCLEDKHRLLVFEFMPRGSLDNHFST; encoded by the exons ATGGGAGTTTGTCTGAGCGCCCAAGTTAAAGttaagagagagggagagatctTTCACTGTTCTAATTTAAAGAGCTTTAGTTTATCAGAACTTAAGAAAGCCACAAGAAATTTCCATCCGAACAGTTTGTTAGGCGGTGGTTTTGGTTCTGTTTTTAAGGGTTGGATTGATGAGAATTCTTTGGTGCCTGCCAAACCTGGCACTGGCATTGGTATTGCGGTGAAGAGACTTAAACAAAGTGGCTTACCGGATCACACGGAGTGGTTG gCCGAAGTAGATTATTGTGGACAATTTTCTCATCCTCATCTAGCGAGGTTGATTGGATATTGCCTTGAAGATAAACACCGCCTTCTCGTCTTTGAGTTTATGCCTCGCGGTAGTTTGGACAATCATTT TTCAACTTAG